The following proteins come from a genomic window of Paenibacillus swuensis:
- a CDS encoding alpha-E domain-containing protein, with translation MLNRNAEALFWVGRYIERAENHARLINVHYHIQHEGDFDSEEHKWARLIDALGLRKGYMEQFTSFTERDVLSFITLDRGNSNSLFSCVSQARNNLRTLREKLPSELWDMMNSFYLWLGEKQVNDIFRESPDPFYTQIKERAAMFYGAEQSVMPRENEWHFMESGRFLERAENTVRIVHSVAGAIKEDQAPPYPYLLAILKSVSGYQAFRKYYADAVSIEPILEFLLVNTKFPRSVHYAFAMMEQHLEGIELESPETLVPRQRAIRQAGKIKADLAYLEREDLRLPYVLPILDHMAQACQKLGGSMASAFFQMEGASA, from the coding sequence ATGCTGAATCGGAATGCGGAAGCTCTGTTCTGGGTGGGAAGGTATATTGAACGGGCGGAAAACCATGCAAGATTAATCAATGTCCACTATCATATCCAGCATGAAGGGGATTTCGACAGCGAAGAGCATAAGTGGGCCCGGCTGATTGACGCGCTCGGTTTGCGTAAAGGGTATATGGAGCAGTTCACCTCGTTTACGGAACGCGACGTGCTTTCATTCATTACGCTGGATCGGGGCAACTCGAATTCTTTGTTTTCTTGTGTAAGTCAGGCCAGGAATAACCTGAGAACGCTGCGGGAGAAGTTGCCCAGTGAGCTGTGGGACATGATGAATTCCTTCTATTTATGGCTCGGGGAGAAGCAAGTGAACGATATTTTCAGAGAATCGCCGGATCCTTTCTACACGCAAATTAAAGAGAGAGCCGCCATGTTCTATGGAGCGGAACAATCGGTGATGCCCCGGGAGAATGAATGGCACTTCATGGAGAGCGGACGATTTCTGGAACGGGCGGAGAACACGGTTCGCATTGTCCATTCGGTCGCGGGTGCGATTAAGGAAGATCAGGCGCCTCCTTATCCGTATTTACTGGCGATATTGAAATCGGTGAGCGGCTATCAGGCCTTCCGCAAATATTACGCGGACGCGGTATCGATTGAGCCCATACTAGAATTTTTGCTGGTCAACACGAAATTCCCCCGATCCGTACACTATGCGTTCGCGATGATGGAGCAGCACCTGGAGGGCATCGAGTTGGAATCGCCGGAAACCTTGGTTCCGAGGCAACGGGCCATTCGGCAAGCAGGTAAAATTAAAGCGGACCTCGCCTATCTCGAAAGAGAAGATTTGAGATTGCCTTATGTATTGCCGATTCTGGACCATATGGCTCAAGCTTGTCAGAAACTGGGGGGTTCGATGGCGTCCGCCTTTTTTCAGATGGAGGGAGCTTCCGCATGA
- a CDS encoding circularly permuted type 2 ATP-grasp protein, with protein sequence MRKMERIQSAPYPLEGFYDEMFCEGPGVRTHYDQVYQRFAAIHKEELSAKQRATERRMMEEGITFTLYNPDQMQPLERTIPFDLIPRIIPKNEWLRLEAGLIQRVKALNRFVHDVYHEQRIIKAGIVPRKMIVANCYFRPEMKGVEVPGGNYITTSGIDLIRDHQGEYYVLEDNLRSPSGFSYLFKSRTMMNRLFPELAFSCSIRDVEHSLNHFLTVLRSLSPNRNREPVIALLTPGQYNSAYYEHTFLAQQMGIHLVEGRDLTIMDHKVYMRGLKGLRQVDVIYRRIDDEYLDPLSFSPDSMLGLAGIMNAYRAGNLAIANAPGTGVADDKAIYIYVPDMIRFYLQEEPILNNVPTYLMSDDADRAFVLENLQEMVVKETSLSGGYGMLIGPAASAQELKDFAMNIRNYPGRYIAQPTVQLSRAPVMQQGSMVPRHVDLRAFVLAGANESFHVVPGGLTRVAMTEGSLVVNSSQGGGCKDTWVLS encoded by the coding sequence ATGCGCAAAATGGAACGAATCCAAAGCGCGCCCTATCCGCTGGAAGGCTTTTACGATGAGATGTTCTGTGAAGGCCCCGGAGTGCGTACCCATTATGACCAAGTCTATCAACGGTTTGCCGCAATTCATAAGGAAGAACTCTCCGCTAAGCAAAGGGCAACCGAGCGAAGAATGATGGAAGAAGGCATCACGTTCACGCTCTATAATCCGGATCAGATGCAGCCGTTGGAACGAACGATCCCTTTTGACCTCATCCCGAGAATCATCCCCAAGAATGAATGGCTTCGTCTGGAAGCCGGATTAATTCAACGGGTGAAGGCCTTGAACCGTTTTGTACACGATGTGTATCATGAACAACGGATCATTAAGGCGGGGATTGTGCCTCGCAAGATGATTGTGGCGAACTGCTACTTCCGTCCTGAAATGAAGGGGGTAGAGGTGCCCGGCGGCAATTATATTACAACATCCGGTATCGATTTAATTCGCGATCATCAGGGTGAATATTACGTGCTTGAAGATAATTTACGCTCCCCTTCCGGTTTCTCCTATCTGTTCAAAAGCCGCACCATGATGAACCGCTTGTTTCCGGAGCTTGCTTTCTCTTGTTCCATACGGGATGTGGAGCACAGCTTGAATCATTTCCTTACCGTACTCCGCAGTCTTTCTCCCAATCGCAACCGAGAGCCCGTCATCGCCTTGTTGACCCCCGGGCAATATAATTCCGCTTATTATGAACATACATTTCTGGCTCAGCAGATGGGAATCCATCTTGTGGAGGGCCGCGATTTAACCATTATGGATCACAAAGTGTATATGCGAGGTCTCAAAGGTTTGCGCCAAGTCGACGTCATCTACCGAAGGATCGACGATGAGTATCTGGATCCGCTCAGCTTTAGCCCGGATTCCATGCTGGGTCTGGCAGGCATTATGAACGCTTACCGCGCGGGGAATTTAGCCATCGCCAATGCGCCGGGTACGGGGGTCGCGGATGACAAAGCCATCTATATTTACGTGCCGGATATGATTCGCTTTTATTTGCAGGAAGAGCCGATTCTGAACAATGTGCCTACCTATTTGATGAGCGATGACGCCGATAGGGCTTTTGTATTGGAAAACCTGCAGGAGATGGTCGTGAAGGAAACTTCCTTATCCGGAGGATACGGCATGCTGATTGGGCCGGCGGCATCGGCGCAAGAGCTGAAGGATTTTGCCATGAATATTCGAAACTACCCCGGCCGCTATATCGCGCAGCCTACCGTCCAACTTTCCCGCGCCCCGGTTATGCAACAAGGCAGTATGGTGCCGAGACATGTGGATTTAAGAGCTTTTGTGCTGGCTGGTGCGAATGAGAGTTTTCATGTGGTTCCCGGGGGGCTCACCCGCGTGGCGATGACCGAAGGTTCGCTCGTTGTTAATTCTTCGCAAGGCGGAGGTTGCAAGGATACATGGGTGTTGAGTTAA
- a CDS encoding transglutaminase family protein, with protein MKLQIYHTTRYLYEEAVTDSVNELRLTPRTNERQSCYHHEVLVEPAASMLTYEDYFGNRVHAFTVNQPHKELVIRTRATVVTMDGLIKESAKMSPVEEWGRLRGEELQNRYIEYLLPTAYTDQTQEVRNYANRYPFDGSGGLALWTRRLSSGIHADFTYDPEVSDVHTTVSQTLQLRRGVCQDYAHLMISVCKVMGIPARYVSGYHYVGDLQGGSADFEQASHAWVEVYVPGPGWVGHDPTNDAEVDWRYVKLGHGRDYKDIVPVKGVYRGSGAQRLEVKVDVSRVEG; from the coding sequence ATGAAGTTGCAAATTTACCACACCACACGTTACCTCTACGAGGAAGCCGTTACGGACAGCGTCAACGAGCTTCGGCTTACGCCGCGGACCAATGAAAGACAATCTTGTTATCATCATGAAGTCCTTGTGGAACCTGCGGCGTCTATGCTGACTTATGAAGATTATTTCGGCAACCGGGTGCATGCGTTCACAGTTAATCAGCCGCATAAAGAGCTGGTCATCCGTACCCGTGCAACGGTAGTTACGATGGACGGGTTGATTAAGGAATCCGCAAAGATGTCGCCGGTGGAAGAATGGGGACGATTGCGCGGCGAAGAGCTGCAAAACCGCTACATTGAATATCTGTTGCCGACGGCCTATACGGATCAGACTCAGGAAGTTCGTAATTATGCCAACCGCTATCCTTTTGATGGTAGCGGTGGTTTGGCCCTATGGACGCGGCGGCTTTCCTCCGGGATCCACGCGGATTTCACGTATGATCCGGAGGTATCCGACGTGCATACCACCGTTAGCCAGACGCTGCAGCTTCGCCGCGGCGTCTGCCAGGACTACGCACACCTGATGATATCGGTGTGCAAGGTGATGGGGATACCCGCGAGATACGTGAGCGGGTATCATTATGTGGGCGACCTGCAGGGCGGGAGCGCGGACTTCGAGCAGGCGTCTCACGCCTGGGTCGAAGTGTACGTGCCCGGCCCGGGCTGGGTCGGCCACGATCCGACCAACGACGCGGAGGTCGATTGGCGTTATGTGAAGTTGGGGCACGGCCGGGACTACAAGGACATCGTGCCCGTCAAGGGCGTCTACCGCGGCTCGGGCGCACAGCGCCTCGAGGTGAAGGTGGACGTGAGCCGGGTGGAGGGCTGA